One window of the Babesia microti strain RI chromosome IV, complete genome genome contains the following:
- a CDS encoding phospholipid-translocating ATPase (overlaps_old_locusTagID:BBM_III08145), with protein sequence MSTVSYVSEEDLMILRRLKSNEPSWVKYLRLFFRFWTPKTTTTKRYIYIQGGSYPRNYFYNGLKNTKYNIVTFLPLSLYQQFKIFMNLFYLLISLSQLVPSLRIGPAFTYFAPLTAVLFVSLTKEALEDYERYRRDKEANSQKYEVLSKDGLVEMSASNLTSGDIVKLNCGQRVPADLIFLRTSEASGCSYIRTDQLDGETDWKLRKAVCSTQQLASAQDMTKLEAVVCAEPPNKDIYRFNGTFTLYDNCVLTDTPTISARDRLSCVVEPLSVDNTLWMNTIIASGSIYGLVLYTGREVRASLNSTKPRYKVGKFDSNVNFMTKLLFLVCISMAMTLIIPNGFVGIWYLWAIKFILLFSCIIPISLRVNLDLAKFMYSLAITLDTKIPGTVARTSLIHEELGHISYLLSDKTGTLTQNVMNLMKIHIGRALFHDYQSNQISDLIYQFINRCKKSKTKPDAKAQDWSPFVRAIRSTDVEAKLTLALLCLVTCHNVKTSHGDNGEITYQASSPDEIALVKFAKRCGVELVERGEDHMTLEFRNKSHVFLEIKFGILYIFPFSSNTKRMGIVIQDNLSGNKYFLCKGAESVLMKLLQPRGSAWVGEECDILAREGLRTLVFGCKCLSDEDIAAFDKKYIDARVSITDREAKTQAAISTLEENLMVVALTGVEDKLQPDVKQTLESIRNAGIKVWMLTGDKVDTAKCIAISVGIKDKSHSVATITDDMHKTPADIKLQLEKLSMSAPSTMVIIDGATASICLNNFPEYFIKVISHAPSVLCCRCTPSTKAELVRWVKKVGKKRTCAIGDGGNDVPMIQEADVGVGIVGKEGLQASLVADYSIHQFSFLGRLLLWHGRNCYKKSATLTNFIFHRGMIISVIQGIFSAMYFYMPLSFFQGWLQIGFSTYYTMMPLYCLVLDSDIAESVVLMFPELYENLRSGRILSIKTFLIWFWISIFQGAVVMLGAMALFEDSLLSLVAIVCTSLFILEMLNISAEITTWHPLMIVSIICTVLVYFYSILILRNYFDLAFIMTISFWWKVLAITLAAWLPMHLVRVIKTMLQPSQYAKLEL encoded by the exons ATGAGTACCGTAAGCTATGTTAGTGAGGAGGATCTGATGATCCTGCGCCGCCTCAAGTCAAAC GAGCCCAGTTGGGTGAAGTATTTGCGGTTATTTTTTCGTTTTTGGACCCCTAAAACGACCACTACCAAACGCtatatttatatccaaGGCGGAAGTTATCCAAGAAATTACTTTTACAATGGTCTAAAAAATACAAAGTACAACATAGTTACGTTTTTGCCGCTTAGCTTGTACCagcaattcaaaatttttatgaaCCTTTTCTACTTGTTAATTAGCTTAAGTCAGCTTGTTCCGAGCCTGCGTATCGGTCCAGCCTTCACCTACTTTGCGCCGCTAACTGCTGTATTGTTCGTGTCATTGACGAAGGAGGCTCTGGAAGATTATGAAAGGTATCGAAGGGATAAAGAAGCCAATTCGCAAAAGTATGAAGTACTATCTAAGGATGGGTTAGTGGAAATGAGTGCGTCTAACCTTACTTCTGGGGATATTGTCAAACTAAATTGTGGGCAAAGAGTACCCGCTGATTTGATATTCTTGCGTACCAGTGAAGCATCAGGATGTTCATACATTCGCACGGATCAATTGGACGGAGAGACTGATTGGAAATTACGTAAGGCGGTGTGTTCAACGCAACAATTGGCTTCTGCCCAAGATATGACAAAACTTGAAGCGGTGGTATGCGCTGAACCGCCGAATAAAGATATTTACAGATTTAACGGCACTTTTACATTGTATGATAATTGCGTCCTCACAGATACGCCTACTATAAGTGCCAGGGATAGGTTATCTTGTGTTGTGGAACCTTTGTCTGTTGATAATACCTTGTGGATGAATACAATTATAGCTTCAGGGTCAATATATGGGTTGGTTTTATACACCGGGAGGGAAGTTCGTGCCTCACTCAATTCGACAAAGCCCAGGTATAAAGttggtaaatttgattctaatgtaaattttatgaCCAAACTCTTATTCTTGGTCTGTATATCTATGGCGATGACCTTAATCATTCCAAATGGATTTGTTGGTATTTGGTATTTGTGGGCCATAAAATTCATACTGTTATTCAGTTGCATTATACCCATTTCACTGCGTGTAAATTTGGACCTGGCAAAATTTATGTACTCTTTGGCCATAACTCTAGACACAAAAATCCCAGGTACTGTGGCCAGAACAAGTCTAATTCATGAGGAATTGGGGCATATTTCTTATTTGTTGTCAGATAAAACTGGTACCCTGACCCAGAACGTGATGAACCTGATGAAAATACACATTGGCAGAGCCTTGTTCCACGACTATCAATCTAATCAAATATCtgatttaatatatcaGTTCATTAACAGgtgcaaaaaatcaaaGACAAAACCTGACGCTAAGGCCCAAGACTGGTCGCCATTTGTACGCGCTATACGTTCGACTGATGTGGAAGCGAAGCTTACTCTGGCATTATTATGCCTAGTTACGTGCCACAATGTTAAAACAAGCCATGGAGATAACGGGGAGATAACTTACCAAGCCAGCTCCCCAGATGAGATTGCGTTGGtgaaatttgccaaaaGGTGCGGGGTGGAATTAGTGGAACGAGGCGAAGATCACATGACTTTGGAATTTCGAAACAAATCACATGTGTTTTtagaaattaaatttggtaTACTGTACATATTTCCATTCAGCTCCAATACCAAACGCATGGGCATTGTTATACAGGATAATCTTTCTGGAAATAAGTACTTCCTATGTAAGGGCGCGGAGTCTGTTCTAATGAAGCTTTTACAGCCTAGGGGATCTGCATGGGTGGGGGAGGAGTGTGATATATTGGCCAGAGAGGGGCTTCGAACCTTGGTTTTTGGCTGCAAGTGCCTGAGTGATGAAGATATTGCTGCATTTGACAAGAAATACATTGATGCAAGAGTGTCAATTACAGATCGGGAGGCAAAGACCCAAGCCGCCATTTCCACGTTAGAGGAGAACTTAATGGTAGTAGCGCTTACTGGAGTGGAAGATAAGTTGCAACCTGATGTCAAGCAAACCCTTGAATCCATTCGTAATGCTGGAATAAAGGTTTGGATGTTGACAGGAGATAAAGTCGATACGGCCAAATGCATCGCTATATCGGTGGGCATAAAGGACAAGTCCCATTCAGTTGCTACTATCACTGATGATATGCACAAAACACCTGCAGATATCAAGCTGCAACTGgaaaaattgtcaatgtCAGCCCCCTCTACTATGGTGATAATTGACGGTGCCACAGCCTCAATCTGCCTGAACAATTTTCCAGAATACTTTATTAAAGTTATTTCCCATGCCCCTTCAGTGCTATGCTGTCGCTGTACCCCCTCCACCAAGGCAGAGCTTGTTAGGTGGGTTAAGAAGGTTGGTAAAAAGAGGACTTGCGCCATTGGTGATGGAGGAAATGACGTGCCTATGATACAGGAAGCTGATGTAGGAGTGGGTATTGTGGGCAAGGAGGGATTGCAGGCGAGCTTGGTAGCTGATTATTCTATTCATCAATTCAGTTTTTTGGGCAGGCTGCTACTGTGGCATGGAAGGAATTGCTACAAGAAATCGGCTACACTCACAAACTTTATTTTCCATCGCGGGATGATCATCAGTGTTATTCAAGGCATCTTTTCAGCCATGTACTTTTACATGCCTTTGTCATTCTTTCAGGGATGGCTGCAAATCGGGTTTTCGACATATTACACCATGATGCCCTTATACTGCCTAGTGCTGGACTCTGATATTGCTGAAAGCGTTGTATTGATGTTTCCAGAGCTGTACGAGAACCTGAGGAGTGGACGCATATTGTCCATTAAAACCTTCTTGATTTGGTTTTGGATATCCATCTTTCAGGGAGCTGTTGTGATGTTGGGTGCTATGGCCCTATTTGAAGATTCGCTCCTTTCCCTTGTGGCAATAGTGTGCACATCACTCTTCATCTTagaaatgttaaatatatctgCTGAAATTACAACTTGGCATCCCCTGATGATCGTTTCGATTATTTGTACCGTTCTGGTATATTTCTATTCCATCCTAATACTGCGTAATTACTTTGACCTCGCGTTTATAATGACAATTTCGTTCTGGTGGAAGGTCTTGGCTATTACACTAGCTGCCTGGCTGCCAATGCACCTTGTGAGGGTTATCAAGACTATGCTACAACCGTCTCAGTATGCTAAACTAGAACTGTGA
- a CDS encoding DNA gyrase subunit A (overlaps_old_locusTagID:BBM_III08150): protein MRLVQSYTTQIVSIFIISNIICVCNAFVAKHNNLTLNTVKNSVGTSKHANGKFPLIYSVPNEATPQKSENGNFSNAKVTYNSKIDSNGPANDSNKSYVTDSTSNGEVHDKNGISSSESSQISENDFCNEFSKSFMQYALSIILGRALPDVRDGLKVVHRRILWAMNELNLTSNSPFRKCAKVVGDVLGKFHPHSDKSVYDALCRLSQPFAQRMPLIEGHGNFGTIDDPPAAMRYTECRLSAECGKVYMSNVENDTVDFVPNFDSSEIEPTVLPSKLPMLLINGTSGIAVGLAANIPCHNPYEILNASIHMARNRGNSTLDDILGIVKGPDFPSGGVLNASNELLKQVYETGKGSIEVSALLCFEERFKDSTENVLAVKKPHDLHFSPGSRISIIIKQLPFGVHVTDVTMALLKGIQDGVLSGISDIRDETDHTGIRLCLDLKKHVSTVQEIEHIIEGIYKNSKLRTFYKCNFIALVQRNQSLVPVRLSLLSTLKYWLQFRVDTIKRKVNFFLKKAQDRQTVIEGMIKVVNNAENVVKMIRNSISATEIRKSLATKEFGSLNKIQTDAVMKLTLFQLTKLHSDALLKENDKLVYDLSKYKKILSNPDTIYDMIVEELEDLRACNKQLFAPGNRKTLIKGDEDVLDNIIYQSYEERSILSLNLRTGIMQKSKIPTTIAKPRSLPAPLIISESVLDKIDNTTSEVTKTKSDTLFECLKIGQHILLISNTGIMYTMPDSSINFSSKGICLTKLIPGINAQMISSISSIAPYTADPESKLYIVNQSGWLRMVHNKQLLEVQMKNGIRKLRLFRGKAEDDQLILLQAKPSDNNYLLLGTMDGFIIKLSLEALENSKKMTKLINLRTNDKVSCACIVKQNSQVLLLSTTSHLKTMNVDDIRLQSRRGRGINSHVTGNGNLILLQPIVNPHSDLLIVTRSCLFRKKFPLKEKLAKHKPMRIRAFNDEDGLIRFATLV, encoded by the exons ATGCGGCTCGTGCAGTCCTACACAACACAAATTGTATCGATTTTCATAATAAGCAACATAATATGTGTTTGTAATGCATTTGTGGCAAAacataacaatttaacacTAAATACAGTCAAAAATTCCGTTGGCACGTCTAAACATGCCAACGGAAAATTTCCACTCATATACAGTGTACCAAATGAAGCAACGCCACAGAAATCAGAGAATGGGAATTTTTCTAATGCAAAAGTTACTTATaattccaaaattgattCAAATGGACCCGCTAATGACTCCAATAAATCATATGTTACAGATTCTACGAGTAATGGAGAAGTCCatgataaaaatggcatATCATCATCGGAAAGTAGTCAAATATCAGAGAATGACTTTTGCAACGAATTCAGCAAGTCATTCATGCAATATGCTTTATCAATAATCTTGGGCCGCGCATTACCAGATGTAAGGGATGGGCTTAAAGTTGTTCATAGGAGGATTTTATGGGCAATGAATGAACTAAATCTAACAAGCAATTCGCCGTTTAGGAAATGTGCAAAAGTTGTTGGCGATGTACTCGGCAAATTTCACCCTCACTCGGATAAATCAGTTTATGACGCCCTTTGCCGTTTATCCCAACCCTTTGCGCAGAGAATGCCACTTATTGAGGGCCATGGCAATTTTGGTACAATTGACGATCCCCCGGCAGCTATGCGTTACACTGAATGCAGATTGTCGGCAGAATG TGGTAAAGTTTACATGTCAAATGTGGAAAATGATACGGTCGATTTTGTACCAAATTTTGACTCAAGTGAA ATTGAACCTACAGTTTTACCATCAAAACTGCCTATGTTACTGATAAATGGTACTTCGGGTATTGCAGTTGGACTGGCAGCCAATATCCCCTGCCACAATCCATATGAAATACTGAATGCTTCGATACATATGGCAAG AAACAGAGGCAATTCTACATTAGATGACATACTTGGGATCGTAAAAGGGCCGGATTTCCCCTCTGGAGGTGTTCTTAATGCGTCAAATGAACTGCTAAAGCAGGTTTACGAGACAGGCAAGGGAAGTATCGAAGTATCTGCATTATTGTGTTTTGAAGAAAGATTCAAAGACTCTACCGAAAATGTACTGGCGGTTAAAAAACCTCATGATTTACACTTTTCCCCCGGTAGCCGCatttcaattataataaaacaATTGCCCTTTGGGGTACATGTAACTGATGTTACAATGGCTTTACTAAAGGGTATACAAGATGGAGTTCTGTCCGGTATTTCTG ATATAAGGGATGAAACTGATCACACTGGTATACGTTTATGCTTGGATTTGAAGAAGCACGTATCTACTGTACAAGAAATTGAACATATAATAGAGGGTATTTACAAGAATTCCAAGCTTCGTACGTTTTACAAGTGCAACTTTATAGCTTTGGTACAGAGGAATCAGAGTTTGGTGCCTGTACGTTTGTCCTTGCTGTCGACATTAAAATACTGGCTACAATTCCGCGTTGATACTATAAAGCGAAAGGTCAATTTTTTTCTCAAAAAAGCTCAGGATAGACAAACGGTCATTGAAGGGATGATTAAGGTGGTGAATAATGCGGAAAATGTGGTAAAGATGATTCGCAACTCAATCTCTGCCACTGAAATTAGGAAATCTTTGGCTACTAAGGAATTTGGTTCATTAAACAAGATCCAGACAGACGCTGTGATGAAGTTGACTCTATTTCAACTAACAAAACTGCACTCTGACGCTCTACTCAAGGAAAATGACAAGTTGGTTTACGATTTAAgtaaatacaaaaaaatattgagTAACCCAGACACTATATACGACATGATTGTGGAAGAATTGGAGGACCTTCGTGCTTGCAATAAACAGTTATTTGCCCCGGGAAATCGAAAGACATTGATCAAAGGAGATGAGGATGTGttagataatataatttatcaatcatATGAAGAAAGGTCGATTTTATCACTAAATCTCCGCACCGGGATAATGCAAAAATCAAAGATTCCTACAACAATCGCAAAACCCAGAAGTCTTCCTGCGCCATTAATAATCAGTGAATCTGTActagataaaattgacaatacAACTAGTGAAGTCACCAAAACAAAAAGTGATACTTTGTTTGAATGTCTAAAGATTGGacaacatatattattgatcAGCAACACTGGTATAATGTACACCATGCCTGACTCAAGTATAAATTTCTCTTCAAAGGGCATTTGCCTGACAAAATTGATACCTGGAATAAACGCACAAATGATATCATCAATATCTTCCATCGCCCCTTATACAGCAGATCCTGAATCAAAATTGTACATAGTAAATCAGAGTGGCTGGCTAAGGATGGTGCacaataaacaattgttgGAGGTACAGATGAAGAATGGAATACGCAAACTAAGGTTGTTTAGGGGAAAGGCGGAAGATGATCAACTGATCTTGCTGCAAGCTAAACCAAGCGACAATAATTACCTATTGTTGGGCACCATGGACGgatttatcatcaaacTTTCATTGGAGGCATTAGAAAATAGTAAGAAAATGACAAAGTTGATAAACCTACGGACCAATGACAAAGTCTCTTGCGCCTGTATTGTTAAACAAAATAGTCAAGTACTACTCTTATCTACAACATCTCACTTGAAGACTATGAATGTTGACGATATTAGATTACAATCCAGGAGAGGCAGAGGCATCAACTCTCATGTGACTGGCAACGGAAATTTGATCCTTTTGCAACCAATTGTTAATCCTCACAGCGATTTGTTGATTGTGACGAGGAGCTGTTTGTTTAGAAAGAAGTTCCCCCTGAAGGAGAAGTTAGCCAAGCACAAACCCATGCGGATACGGGCGTTCAACGATGAAGATGGCCTGATCCGGTTTGCCACATTAGTTTAA